The proteins below come from a single Marinobacter bohaiensis genomic window:
- a CDS encoding Mpo1-like protein yields MTEQRHFDRFADFYPFYLEEHSDPTCRRLHYLGSVLVIAVLLYAITTGQWLYLLLVPVLGYGFAWVGHFVFEKNRPATFKHPLYSLMGDWVMLKDMLTGRIRF; encoded by the coding sequence ATGACAGAACAACGCCATTTTGATCGTTTTGCCGATTTCTACCCTTTCTATCTGGAAGAGCACAGCGATCCCACCTGTCGCCGCCTGCATTACCTGGGCAGCGTCCTGGTGATTGCCGTCCTGCTCTACGCCATCACCACCGGGCAATGGCTCTACCTGCTGCTGGTGCCGGTGCTGGGGTACGGGTTTGCCTGGGTCGGCCACTTCGTGTTCGAAAAGAATCGTCCGGCCACGTTCAAGCATCCGCTCTACAGCCTGATGGGTGATTGGGTAATGCTCAAGGACATGCTCACGGGCCGCATCCGGTTCTAG